A DNA window from Vicinamibacteria bacterium contains the following coding sequences:
- a CDS encoding molybdopterin-binding protein, protein MTAAFLVIGNEILTGKVREANVYELARTLQSIGLSLERIVVIPDEVDTIAAETAYLAKRFDHVFTSGGVGPTHDDETIAGIAAAFGVPVVQDPELIALLREHYGERLHENHLILANVPQGSRKLFIAREPWPLIVLGNVFILPGLPEIFRAKLDIVREHLAGEAPFVSRAVFTKMDEAVLKPLLDRIVADHPRVRLGSYPRWNDPKYETKVTFDGKDQLAVEQAVAAFLLLLPEGEPQWTE, encoded by the coding sequence ATGACCGCCGCTTTCCTCGTCATCGGAAACGAGATCTTGACTGGCAAAGTCCGCGAGGCCAACGTCTATGAGCTCGCGCGGACCTTGCAGTCCATTGGCCTGAGCCTCGAGAGAATCGTCGTCATCCCCGACGAGGTCGACACGATAGCGGCCGAAACCGCTTATCTCGCCAAGCGCTTCGACCACGTGTTCACGAGCGGCGGCGTCGGGCCCACTCACGACGACGAGACGATCGCGGGAATCGCCGCGGCCTTCGGGGTACCCGTCGTTCAGGATCCTGAGCTTATAGCATTGCTCCGAGAGCATTACGGCGAACGTCTCCACGAAAACCATCTCATTCTCGCCAACGTGCCCCAAGGCTCGCGCAAGTTGTTCATCGCTCGAGAGCCGTGGCCTTTGATCGTCCTCGGAAACGTCTTCATCCTTCCCGGCTTGCCCGAGATCTTTCGCGCGAAGCTCGACATCGTGCGAGAGCACCTGGCAGGCGAAGCGCCTTTCGTGTCACGCGCGGTGTTCACCAAGATGGACGAGGCGGTGCTCAAACCCCTGCTCGACCGCATCGTCGCCGATCATCCCCGGGTACGGCTCGGCTCTTACCCCCGTTGGAACGATCCCAAATACGAGACGAAAGTCACCTTCGACGGAAAAGATCAATTGGCGGTAGAACAAGCCGTCGCCGCATTCCTTCTCCTCCTTCCCGAAGGTGAGCCTCAGTGGACGGAGTGA
- a CDS encoding RluA family pseudouridine synthase, with amino-acid sequence MWNRGHRYRERLGQHAEGRSLIEYLSERYRHSSERQWRSRIEAGRVLVEGIPATSSRKLSAGEVLDWNRPPWREPPGPRSFALIHRDREVLGVAKPRGLPTMPGGGFLEKTLLHLVRERFPTASPLHRLGRGTSGIVLFSIEAGKRRHLVRLWQAGGVERGYRALVQGSAPPGETVLSQPIGSAPHPLLGSVAAVHPDGKRAVSRVRLLERRENSSLVEVAIETGRTHQIRIHLAAMGHPLIGDRLYPAGGIPLSREVTLPGDLGYWLHAHRVAFDGTELFCAPPPLLRRRGELSIR; translated from the coding sequence ATGTGGAATCGCGGACATCGCTACCGAGAGCGACTCGGTCAGCACGCCGAAGGTCGCAGCCTGATCGAATATCTCAGCGAACGGTATCGTCATTCGTCCGAGCGGCAATGGCGGAGCCGCATCGAGGCCGGGCGGGTGCTGGTCGAGGGAATCCCGGCGACGAGCTCGCGCAAGCTGTCTGCGGGCGAGGTCCTCGACTGGAATCGACCTCCCTGGCGAGAGCCCCCGGGACCGAGAAGCTTCGCGCTGATTCACCGTGACCGAGAAGTCCTGGGAGTCGCCAAGCCCCGCGGGCTTCCGACGATGCCCGGCGGCGGGTTTCTCGAAAAGACCCTCCTTCACCTGGTGCGGGAAAGGTTCCCCACCGCCTCGCCGCTGCACCGGCTCGGCCGCGGCACCTCCGGCATCGTGCTCTTTTCGATCGAGGCCGGGAAACGCCGACACCTCGTCCGCCTGTGGCAGGCCGGCGGGGTCGAACGCGGTTATCGCGCGCTCGTCCAGGGCTCGGCTCCTCCGGGCGAGACGGTCCTCAGCCAGCCCATCGGTTCCGCACCTCACCCGCTCCTGGGCTCGGTAGCGGCGGTCCACCCCGACGGAAAGAGAGCCGTTTCCCGGGTACGTCTTCTGGAAAGGCGCGAGAATTCGTCGCTAGTCGAGGTCGCGATCGAGACGGGCCGTACCCATCAGATTCGCATCCACCTCGCGGCGATGGGTCACCCTCTGATCGGGGATCGCCTCTATCCCGCGGGTGGCATTCCCCTTTCCCGCGAGGTTACGCTTCCAGGCGACCTGGGCTACTGGCTTCACGCCCACCGGGTCGCCTTCGACGGCACCGAGCTGTTCTGCGCGCCGCCGCCCTTGCTCCGACGCCGAGGGGAGCTCTCGATCCGATGA